In Populus alba chromosome 1, ASM523922v2, whole genome shotgun sequence, a single window of DNA contains:
- the LOC118032953 gene encoding RNA-binding protein Y14, producing the protein MANTEAEAVDFEPEEDDLMDEDGAADADASSSPRAPLPKLKSAITGGSTSSSLSAPKKTKGRGFREEVDAERQSRLSGRGFDSLGSDGGPGPQRSVEGWIILVSGVHEEAQDDHLQEAFGEFGEIKNLHLNLDRRTGFVKGYALIEYEKFEQAENAIASMNGGTLLEQIIYVDWAFSNGPSNWASRRKNMRPERTNRSRSPRRRY; encoded by the exons ATGGCAAACACGGAGGCCGAAGCGGTGGATTTTGAGCCAGAGGAAGATGATTTGATGGACGAAGACGGTGCCGCCGACGCCGACGCCTCCTCCTCACCTCGTGCTCCACTCCCCAAGTTAAAGTCAGCTATTACAGGAGGCAGCACGTCTTCTTCACTCTCCGCTCCTAAAAAGACTAAAGGCCGTGGGTTTAGAGAAGAGGTTGATGCTGAGAGACAGAGCCGCCTCTCCGGTCGTGGATTTGATTCCCTCGGTTCTGATGGTGGGCCTGGCCCCCAGCGAT CTGTTGAAGGATGGATAATTTTGGTGAGTGGAGTGCATGAGGAAGCACAAGATGATCATCTGCAAGAAGCTTTCGGTGAATTTggggaaataaaaaatttgcatTTGAATCTTGATCGCCGCACTGGTTTTGTtaag ggcTACGCGCTGATAGAATATGAGAAGTTTGAGCAAGCAGAGAATGCAATAGCTTCAATGAATGGGGGAACATTGCTCGAACAGATTATCTATGTTGATTGGGCCTTCAGCAATGGCCCCAGCAATTGGGCCTCCAGAAGAAAGAACATGAG ACCTGAACGAACGAATCGCTCAAGGAGTCCTAGGAGGAGATATTAA